TATCAATGTATTCACAAAAAGGGCTTACTAAATAAATACTGAGAATCTGGACAGTTTTGGGTCCATCAGCCTTTGCTGAGCTCTGTTTGTCAAGCTTAATGTGAAATCTAAACAGGGCAACACCTTCCTGTAAAGGTATCACTGAAAGGTGATGCTGAATAGACTGGCAAAAAACCTGCATGGTAAGAAAGGGCTATTAACAGTATGCATGTGCATTTCAATAAGTTTACAATTTCAAAATCAAGAGaaagggttgttttttttggtgggTTTGACTCTTACATGTTCTTGTAGAGTTGCTGCCCGCTGCGCTGGTTCTGCAAGCGGGTCTTGGCCAGGTCAATTGGGAACACACAGGTAACCCCGACCATGCCTGCAATCCCTCCATTAATCAGTTTGGCTGGGAGGCTGTTGAAGACAAGTTGAAACAGACATGAGCATAACAATCGTTCCCTTTCTCACAAAATTTCAACGAGTGGAGCAAAGGTGTGTCACTGTCAAGTAAGGTTGCATAATCTACTAAAACTGAAGCAGTACAATGATTGGTTGGGTAAAGCACACGCTTAAGGACATTATCTCCACAGGAAAGTCATTCATTAAGTGTTTTAAGTGTGTGTATACTGCATGTGAGGCATTAGCATTGCAACAGAACTGGGTATAGAGTGACTGCCTCTGGGAATCTGCTCATCCAAAAATAACTTGTCGACAGAGTAAATCaaacaacatacacacatgtgcagGAAACATTACCCATCCTACGATTTCAATTATGGCAAACTAGAACTGTTTACTATATTAAATTAATTGAATTAAATAACCAAAACATGCTTTATTCCTATTTTGCTCTACATGCTGTATCATGCTTGATGGTTCCTGTATCCTGATTGGACAGAGCCGGTTCATACCTAATCTTCTGTTGCTGGGCCATGGTTCTTGGTTGTTTTGAGTGCAAAAGTTGGTCAGCACAAAAGGAGGAGGCCGCAGAGGGAGAGCAGGCCGGGAGTCCCTGAGAGACACTGAGCAAGGCAGGAGTGGAAAGAAGCTCAGGgttatatatatagagagacgCAAGTCCAGCCCTCTAGATCCAGGGATAAATTCAACATTACTCTCCACCCACTGCACCGCCAGCCAAGAAATAGGCCAGGGTCAGTTGTCATCACCAGACCGAAATCAAACCACCACAAGCCAAGTAGTTTTTAAGGATACACCTGCCTAATGTGTGAGGGAATAAGTTCCAGTTGCAAGAGGACCTGTCCAAAAGCCTCACGATCACAAAACTCTAATTCATAATTTACCTACCATCTAATAACATTTGTAGCAGTCAAATGGTTTGGATTAAGAGAGTCGGATAAGTTAGATGACATGACAATGGCTGTGCAAGCTGTGCAAAAGGTGCCAACATACAATGTCTGCTTAATTTCATACACATTCATAATTAAAAACTAGACTAGAAATAGAAATGTAGAATAGGAAGCATTTGTCATTTGACGGAATACAATTAAATTTAGAGCACTACTCCTAAAATAAAAGACAGGAAAAATATTACTGAGACAAAAACAACTCAAGCAAACCAACATCCACAGCTAACAACAGAAGACAAATCCAATGTAAGTTTGCACTAGAATACAAGTTTGTATTGCACCAGAATAAATTAAACACTTCACTGGTATGGATGTAATTATTGCACTGAATAAAAGTATTGCCTACATAAAAGTATAGATAAAAAGGTAAACATTTCGCTTTAATGAATGCGAGAATTgtacaataaaataaagtaaagcCCTTCAAGAAGAAACTCGAATGCTCCAAACCTGAAGTGAGAATGTCGCTACCTAAATTTCACCCTTTTGCTTACTGAAACTGCCTAAATGGGTGTCAGGTTAAGCTCGAAAGCGCCCCAAGTggtcctttttttgtttgtttgtttgttttgtttttttgggggggggttgttgTCGAAAGACTAGAAGACGTATGCTATGACCATATATTGAGTGCTACCATCAATTTCGCATTCCAATTGAAAATTGGTGGACCTAAAAAGGTAACACCCATATGGTAACAGCTAGGAGCCCAAAGGCTTTTGGCAAAGCCTAGCTGGAACTTCTATTCAGGATACAGGATTCCACGGAACACAGAATATGTTCCGACATTTTACACGGATAGGTCTACACTAAACCAAAAGTTGCGCACTTTGCACACCTGCCCTTCTACTTTAATAGGCCAACGTTACTTCTGGGGCCTACTGATTAGGATAACTAGAAAGCTTAAATATGTCAATGTACTCGAATGAAACATGATAACGTTATGTCTCGGTAAGAACATGCATGACTCACCTTAAAATGGAAGATTAGGTGCTGCTTTAGAAGTTCTTCTGTATTTCCCTCCGCACCGCTGCAGGGCTGAATGAATGGAAAAAGCAAGGAAGCGCATGAAGCAGCCAGGATAGTTTCAGACCTGACGTCTTGGCCAATGAAAAGAGTGTAGTATTTGTAAAGTGGGATGGGCCAACTCGTCTCAGGAACCTTCATACCACAGTTGATCATGATGCAACTTTTCCTAAAAGTTTCTCACAGGGTTGGCAGACACAGGTCTAACTGATTAGGCCACATTAATTAATGACGCCAGGCATGCACAAtacctaagtggaatgcagccatcattaatggttttgaatacacctgatttttcctactatgacatgtcaacatgtctgccgtgaaaaaggtctataggcAACTTTGTGCAAACAAGTAGTATTCCCAGTAGTGTGAACCCCTACAGAAACCCTTGTTAATTCACTTAAATGAACCATTCTTCCCCCAAACTGATAGACTTTCTTTAATATGGAAATACACGTGCACTCATCTGTTGCTTGTATATTCATTGTCATTAATTAATTTACACAATTTTCACAATAAAGTTCAATACATGTTCAACTGTATTATAGCAATAGCCTACATTGCCTAACAAACTAGAGAAAACAACATGAGGAGCTGAGATGCACAACACTAACATCAACAAGCAGAAAGTTCATCAGCTGTCGCATTTCCATGCATGTGCATTTGGTTAGCATATTGTCAGGTTCCCACATAGGGCGGCGTCTGGCTCTTCACACCGCCAAGGGTCACGGTACACCGGTCACTAAGGATCCGGCTGTTGCGAACACAGTGATGTGTGCGCGTGTCGCAGCGCCTGCAGCTGCAGCGGTTGGCCGCAGGATAAAACAGCTGAGGGTTGAGATCCTGAGGGCAGCCTGGCACATGGGCGGCTCGGTATACCAAGGACAGAGGCACACAGCTGCGCTGGATCAGGAAACTCCTCCCGAGCCGTCCCCTCAAATTGGTGTCCTAAAAAAGGGGAAACAAGGACTGTTTACACGAGTTGGGGTGTGTGTCAATAATTGTGTTACAATTAAGTAAGATATTATCACACTTCTACCCATATTACTTGCACAACGTATCTAGAcccaacaaaaatatgattttcaTTTTGATCCACATATTGAACTTAGCCTACAGAATCccggcatgtgaatagagatgcaaatacagggtgctgggtttgtgctctacctgtgtaatgttacctgctgtaaatgattgaaatgctaaataacagaacgcattttttcctgtttacattttctgaattcgTGATTATTCTGCGGGCCAGACTAAAAGCTTTGGCCGGCCAAATCTGGCCCGCGGGCCGCCAGTTGACGATGGCTGACCTACAACATAGCAAAATCAGAGATTTAGAAGATTTAAGATGCTGAAGCAAAGTATACGTTGCAGTATGTTGCATCAACACTTCACTATTTTGCATCTTAAACAAAATGCTCAGATGAAGAGTTACCGCGaacagtgtgagagtgtgtattTACCTGTGTGT
The genomic region above belongs to Sander lucioperca isolate FBNREF2018 chromosome 12, SLUC_FBN_1.2, whole genome shotgun sequence and contains:
- the LOC116062135 gene encoding follitropin subunit beta-like translates to MHIVVTGHLCRPNCMDDIMSSMGSLVLKCMLLCALMHGAVCACMLKNHTIWIERHDCGQCTAINTTICSGYCYTQDTNLRGRLGRSFLIQRSCVPLSLVYRAAHVPGCPQDLNPQLFYPAANRCSCRRCDTRTHHCVRNSRILSDRCTVTLGGVKSQTPPYVGT